In Mastigocladopsis repens PCC 10914, a single window of DNA contains:
- a CDS encoding ankyrin repeat domain-containing protein has translation MTKNNDVLLLSAAKNGDIKLVQALLNAGAKVDTGERDGTTPLMFAAHLGYTEIARSLLDAGANIDLKRKRYGLTALMLAASANRLDIVKLLVSRGADVNATNEDGSTALMVAALKGHVDVVQVLLAAGAKVDVKDNDQDTAFELAVRAGHSTILQAILQINADVNAQDEEGETALMIAADLGHLAVVQALLAAGADVKVRNLDGGTALSAAAAAGHSAIAAALLANGADVNVQDKDGETALHLAVVEGYADVVEVLLSQGANVQMRNHLGDTPLLLAALQGHSQIAEALLSQGADWKEKNLGELPLTLAAMQGHIEIVKVLLNHGADVNTQGDDGKTALIKAAERNHTGVIQHLVAKGADVNLQDSAGGTALMWAASRGYGEAVQLLLKAGADVNVKNQGGYTALMLAEFNNYPTVVRSLRLTGAQE, from the coding sequence ATGACTAAAAATAACGATGTCTTGCTGCTGTCGGCTGCAAAAAATGGTGATATCAAGCTGGTGCAAGCACTGCTTAATGCGGGTGCTAAGGTAGATACTGGGGAGCGCGATGGCACTACGCCGTTAATGTTTGCTGCTCATTTAGGCTACACGGAAATTGCGCGATCGCTTCTTGATGCAGGTGCCAACATCGATTTGAAAAGAAAGCGCTATGGATTGACGGCTTTGATGTTAGCAGCCAGTGCCAATCGTCTTGACATTGTAAAGCTTTTAGTTTCCAGAGGTGCAGATGTCAATGCCACTAATGAAGATGGCAGCACTGCCTTGATGGTAGCAGCCTTGAAAGGACACGTTGATGTGGTGCAAGTCTTACTTGCTGCTGGTGCCAAGGTAGATGTCAAAGATAATGATCAGGACACGGCTTTTGAACTGGCAGTACGCGCTGGACATAGCACAATTTTACAAGCAATACTACAAATTAATGCAGATGTCAATGCCCAAGATGAAGAGGGAGAAACCGCACTGATGATTGCGGCAGATTTGGGACATCTGGCAGTTGTGCAAGCACTGTTAGCAGCAGGGGCTGACGTAAAGGTACGAAACCTGGATGGTGGTACGGCTTTATCAGCAGCAGCAGCAGCGGGACATAGTGCGATCGCAGCAGCGCTACTTGCTAACGGCGCTGATGTCAATGTCCAAGATAAAGATGGTGAAACAGCTTTACACCTTGCCGTGGTAGAAGGTTACGCCGATGTGGTAGAAGTCTTACTCAGCCAAGGTGCAAATGTGCAAATGAGGAATCATTTGGGAGATACACCACTACTCCTGGCAGCTTTGCAGGGACACAGCCAAATTGCCGAAGCACTGCTGAGTCAAGGAGCAGATTGGAAAGAGAAAAACTTGGGTGAGCTACCGTTGACGCTAGCCGCAATGCAAGGACACATTGAAATAGTGAAGGTTTTATTAAACCACGGTGCTGATGTCAATACTCAAGGTGATGATGGGAAAACTGCTTTGATTAAAGCAGCGGAACGCAATCATACAGGCGTGATACAGCATCTTGTGGCAAAGGGCGCAGACGTGAATCTCCAAGACTCAGCGGGGGGGACAGCGTTGATGTGGGCAGCTTCGCGGGGTTATGGCGAGGCGGTGCAATTGTTGCTTAAAGCTGGAGCAGACGTGAATGTAAAAAACCAAGGTGGTTATACAGCTTTGATGCTTGCAGAGTTTAATAACTATCCTACTGTAGTACGGAGTCTGCGCTTGACAGGGGCACAGGAATAA
- a CDS encoding DUF4079 domain-containing protein: MSLELSPSVKYWLNFFHPTMMWALLLLSLYAGYLGLQVQRTRNAQGEEKKELIKGRYNVKHHQIGSILLAFMVAGAIGGMAVTYINNGKLFVGPHLLGGLGMTSLIAFSASLSPFMQKGANWARITHIVLNFVLVGLFVLQALSGVQIVQKILSQA, from the coding sequence ATGAGTCTGGAACTTTCACCATCAGTTAAATATTGGTTAAACTTTTTTCACCCAACCATGATGTGGGCGCTATTACTACTTTCCTTATATGCTGGGTATCTAGGGCTGCAAGTCCAACGTACCAGAAATGCTCAGGGTGAGGAAAAGAAAGAATTAATAAAAGGTAGATACAACGTCAAACATCACCAAATCGGCTCTATACTCTTGGCTTTCATGGTGGCAGGTGCTATTGGTGGTATGGCAGTCACCTATATCAATAATGGTAAGTTGTTTGTTGGGCCTCACTTACTAGGAGGACTTGGTATGACAAGTCTGATTGCCTTTTCTGCTTCCCTGTCGCCTTTTATGCAAAAAGGGGCAAATTGGGCGCGCATAACTCATATTGTGTTGAATTTCGTGCTTGTAGGTCTTTTTGTTTTGCAAGCTCTTAGTGGCGTGCAAATTGTTCAAAAAATTCTTAGTCAAGCATAG
- a CDS encoding DUF1997 domain-containing protein, giving the protein MISKNPDYQSFDTTEALLSVTSTLEEAGEITQEATVGTATRFYGRYSDYMEMYAAARSVAEYLNNHASWFSRCADPMKVEPLGNNGYALVIGRFGSFGYEVEPKIGLELLPPEEGVYRIRTIPIPDYHAPGYDVDYRASMQLSENAVNGSAICLGEMTRVEWELDLTVSIHFPRFIQRLPKSLVHSTGDRLLNQIVRQVSRRLTCKVQEDFHQSFGIPFPVNSKKKR; this is encoded by the coding sequence ATGATTTCAAAAAACCCAGATTATCAGTCTTTTGACACAACTGAAGCACTCTTGTCCGTGACATCGACGCTAGAAGAAGCTGGGGAAATAACCCAAGAAGCAACTGTAGGCACAGCAACAAGGTTTTACGGTCGTTATAGCGACTATATGGAAATGTATGCTGCAGCCCGAAGCGTTGCAGAATATCTCAATAATCACGCCTCATGGTTTTCGCGCTGTGCTGATCCCATGAAGGTGGAACCGTTGGGGAACAATGGCTATGCCTTAGTCATCGGTCGTTTCGGTTCTTTTGGTTACGAAGTCGAACCAAAAATTGGTTTAGAACTATTACCGCCAGAGGAAGGAGTCTATCGCATCCGCACTATCCCGATTCCTGACTATCACGCTCCTGGTTATGATGTGGATTATCGGGCTTCAATGCAATTGTCAGAAAATGCGGTAAACGGTTCTGCCATCTGCTTGGGTGAAATGACACGGGTGGAGTGGGAATTGGATTTGACTGTTTCGATTCACTTTCCCAGGTTTATTCAACGATTACCCAAGTCTCTGGTTCACTCTACAGGCGATCGCCTACTTAACCAAATTGTCCGCCAAGTTTCCCGCCGCTTGACCTGCAAAGTCCAGGAAGATTTTCATCAATCTTTTGGCATACCTTTTCCAGTCAATTCTAAGAAAAAGCGCTGA